In a single window of the Metasolibacillus fluoroglycofenilyticus genome:
- a CDS encoding cysteine desulfurase family protein: MIYLDYAATAPMTEKALAVYCEVAKKYYGNSASLHDLGGQSQYFVEQARQVIAQALNCNKDGIIFTGSGTEGNIIAILSLALASSKGKHIISSQAEHTSVHAALNTLEKMGYRVTKLALQQDGCIDVEQLRAAICEETALIAIQHVNSEIGAIQPIEQIAHIAKTHDIFMHVDCVQSFCKLPLQIQVDAITVSAHKIGGPKGCGAIYINPKLGVPPLAPGVTHEKGLRGGTLDTPAIVAFATAVEEYHYERGHYEKLRQYLKESLPESCELIESKEQLPNICGVIMEKVEGQYVLLKLNEAGIAISTGSACDIHSDSGTKAILSMGYSITAARQFFRMSFGESTSIESLTKVRQALLLIK, from the coding sequence ATGATTTATTTAGATTACGCAGCAACAGCACCAATGACAGAAAAGGCACTAGCAGTATATTGTGAAGTTGCAAAAAAATATTATGGCAACAGTGCTAGTTTGCACGATTTAGGTGGGCAGTCACAATATTTTGTAGAACAGGCGAGACAGGTCATTGCACAAGCCCTTAATTGTAATAAAGACGGTATTATTTTTACAGGTAGTGGGACAGAGGGAAATATAATAGCAATTTTGTCATTAGCGCTTGCCTCAAGTAAGGGGAAGCATATTATTTCATCACAAGCGGAGCATACGTCTGTTCATGCCGCGTTAAATACATTAGAAAAAATGGGCTATCGTGTTACGAAATTGGCCCTACAGCAGGATGGCTGTATTGATGTGGAACAATTGCGCGCAGCAATATGTGAAGAAACTGCATTGATTGCAATTCAGCATGTCAATTCTGAAATAGGCGCCATTCAGCCAATTGAACAAATAGCTCACATTGCAAAAACACATGATATATTCATGCATGTTGATTGTGTGCAATCTTTTTGTAAATTACCGCTACAAATTCAAGTCGATGCCATCACTGTATCAGCTCATAAAATTGGTGGTCCAAAAGGCTGTGGAGCAATTTATATAAATCCAAAACTAGGTGTGCCACCTTTAGCACCGGGGGTTACACACGAAAAAGGCTTGCGTGGAGGTACGTTAGATACACCGGCCATTGTTGCCTTTGCTACAGCCGTTGAAGAATACCATTATGAAAGAGGCCACTATGAAAAATTGCGTCAATATTTAAAAGAAAGCTTACCAGAAAGCTGTGAACTTATTGAATCAAAGGAGCAATTACCGAATATTTGCGGCGTAATAATGGAAAAGGTTGAAGGGCAGTATGTTTTATTAAAGTTAAATGAAGCTGGAATTGCAATATCTACTGGAAGTGCTTGTGATATTCACAGTGATTCAGGTACAAAGGCCATTTTATCAATGGGCTATTCAATAACCGCTGCTCGCCAATTTTTTAGAATGTCTTTTGGGGAAAGCACATCTATTGAGAGTTTAACAAAAGTACGACAAGCTCTTCTGTTGATTAAGTGA
- a CDS encoding LysR family transcriptional regulator, producing MELKWIQSFVVAADTGNFREAAEKLFISQPSITIHIQLLEESLQVKLFHREHTKIWLSEEGKFFLKQAKEILQKVEDSKRDTLFYANQYRKSITIALSPLLVETNLPLIIYQFLMEHKEYEIKIAVVDSEQIDEQLLANQVHIGIGIGGSRHHLIHAEKIMSSPLQLAVPLDSYDDETGEHYDYRSLFEKYPLLTGHLKESVLIEPLLKKHFSFIRTMSISQTYIVKQFVKDGLGMAFLPKSTIYKEMMEGRFNIIDFDLFELPVIDLFIKYDKENEQLLPLLKKIRNSYMY from the coding sequence ATGGAACTAAAGTGGATTCAGTCTTTTGTCGTCGCTGCTGATACAGGGAATTTCCGTGAAGCAGCGGAAAAGCTATTTATATCTCAGCCGAGTATTACAATACATATTCAGCTATTAGAAGAAAGCTTGCAAGTTAAGTTGTTTCATCGAGAGCACACAAAAATATGGCTATCAGAGGAAGGGAAATTCTTTTTAAAGCAAGCAAAGGAAATTTTACAAAAAGTGGAGGACAGTAAACGCGATACATTGTTTTACGCAAATCAGTATAGAAAAAGCATTACAATTGCTTTATCACCACTTCTAGTAGAAACAAATTTACCACTTATTATTTATCAATTTTTAATGGAGCATAAGGAATATGAAATTAAAATTGCGGTTGTGGATTCAGAGCAAATTGACGAGCAGCTTTTAGCTAATCAAGTACATATAGGTATTGGCATTGGAGGAAGCAGGCATCACCTTATACATGCTGAAAAAATTATGTCGAGTCCGCTACAGCTTGCTGTTCCATTAGATAGTTATGATGATGAGACGGGAGAACATTATGATTATCGTTCTTTATTTGAAAAATACCCCTTACTTACTGGACATTTAAAAGAATCGGTATTGATTGAGCCATTGCTAAAGAAACATTTTTCATTTATACGTACAATGTCAATTTCTCAAACTTATATTGTTAAACAGTTTGTTAAAGATGGACTAGGGATGGCCTTTTTACCAAAATCAACGATATATAAAGAGATGATGGAAGGCAGATTTAATATTATCGATTTTGATTTATTTGAATTACCAGTAATTGATTTATTTATAAAATACGATAAAGAAAATGAGCAGCTCTTGCCCTTATTAAAGAAAATAAGAAACTCTTATATGTATTGA
- a CDS encoding DUF2332 domain-containing protein has protein sequence MEKLILSFTRFAEIETKNNSSLYYFWCKKIIHDKEMLQLLIQIPESQPKPNLFFAAIQFLLMRYDDPLKKYIPSFVLNPLPIEESYSALQKFVKKYEQALIQCFQTRRVQTNEVRRSAYLYPIFSDIAKRAQKPLALIEIGTSAGLLLNVDKYCYEVKEGDSFIYYGHLESQVLLKSENIGNALTCYRDFQVSDRYGIDLNVLQLQNRDDYMWLEALIWPEHKERRKLLHQASTIHSEVPKTLLKGDVLQLLPSIIQNISNAHQIVIFHTHVANQFSNELKEAFQQTLANIAKDKPIYHVYNNMYDENIHVDYLSAHLNEEIRLLPKAGSHGQFFSWC, from the coding sequence ATGGAAAAATTGATTTTATCGTTTACTCGCTTTGCCGAAATAGAAACAAAGAATAATAGTTCATTATACTACTTTTGGTGCAAAAAAATTATTCATGACAAGGAAATGCTGCAATTGCTTATACAAATTCCCGAATCCCAACCGAAACCTAATTTGTTTTTTGCAGCAATCCAATTTTTATTAATGAGATATGATGACCCATTAAAAAAATACATTCCATCGTTCGTGTTAAATCCTTTACCTATAGAAGAAAGTTATTCAGCCTTACAAAAGTTTGTAAAAAAGTATGAACAAGCGCTCATTCAATGCTTTCAAACAAGGCGTGTTCAAACAAATGAAGTTCGACGGAGCGCTTATTTATATCCTATTTTTAGCGACATTGCGAAAAGAGCTCAAAAACCGTTAGCCTTAATTGAAATTGGCACAAGTGCGGGTCTTTTATTGAATGTTGATAAATATTGCTATGAAGTAAAGGAAGGTGATTCCTTTATTTATTACGGTCATCTAGAAAGCCAAGTACTACTTAAATCCGAGAATATAGGAAATGCTTTGACGTGCTACAGAGACTTTCAAGTATCTGACCGTTACGGCATTGATTTGAATGTTTTACAGCTACAAAATAGGGATGATTATATGTGGCTAGAAGCTTTAATATGGCCAGAGCATAAGGAGCGACGCAAGTTATTACATCAAGCGTCAACTATTCATTCAGAAGTACCCAAAACATTATTAAAGGGAGACGTGCTTCAACTACTACCATCTATCATTCAGAATATTTCTAATGCGCATCAAATCGTTATTTTTCACACACATGTCGCTAATCAGTTTTCAAACGAGTTAAAGGAAGCGTTTCAACAAACTTTAGCAAATATAGCGAAAGATAAGCCCATTTATCACGTTTACAATAATATGTATGATGAAAATATTCATGTCGATTACTTATCGGCACATTTGAATGAAGAAATCCGGCTTCTCCCTAAAGCAGGAAGCCATGGGCAATTTTTTTCTTGGTGTTAA